ACTCCCATCAGATTCATTAGACCATTACACAAAGAACCTCGCGGGCCTGAGACACACAGACCTTTAAATACTCTTCAAAGGTGTCGACTAAATTAAGCGTTCCGATGAAGCTTAAATGGTGGCTGGATTTACTTTAATGAATGAAAGATAAACATTCATGCAGGCGCTTTGGATTAGGTTGTTGCTTAAAATTGGCTGGCAATTTTGTTTTGATACAATCAAGGGCTTGCTAATATCATGTGCACTCTATACTCGACATCTTGTTTCATACTTTCTGATTCGAATCCCGCGCGGGCACGAAATACATAGCCCTGTCGAATATCAAACATAAGCTTTGCACGTGCTAATGATGGAAAATTGGCAGGTAAAACACCTCTTGCTTTTTCTAGCTCAAAGCGTCGCGATAATCGCGCATCGGTATCTAATACTGCTCTTTGTAATAGTTCTTGTGCTCCTTCGACCTCGCCAGCACTTGTGGCAACGCTGGAGCTGAGAAAGCAGCCTTTTGCGCCGCTACCATTTGCAGTACTGTAATCAATCACTGCAATCATGAACGAGCGGACAGCTTGGTTAATATCGGGTTCTGTTTCAAAGGCTACTAATGGTGCGCATGCATCAATTGTGGCGTAGCAGTTTATAGCTTCTAAATAGAGTTTACGTTTGTCACCAAAAACCGAGTAAAGGCTAGGGCTGTTAATACCCATTGCTTGGGTTAAATCTTTAATGGAGGCGGCATCATATCCTTGTTTCCAGAAAACATGCATGGCGGACAAAAGCGCTTCGCTACGATCAAAAGCGCGTGGCCTACCAGCCTTATTTTGAATCATATCGGATACCTCAACGCTGTGGATTTAATGATTTATTTTAGTATCAATTGATACATAATTCAATTAATTAAAACCCATTAACCTCGGTAAGGTAATGATTATGCTCTAGGAAGTTGTCTATATTGGCAATATAATTTTGTAACGATCACTATGAAATATTGACACCTTGGCATTATTTTGTTTTTATAATATTCACTACAAAACATTGGAATAAACATGAACTCATCTAAATTAGTAGCAGGACAAACCTTTCCAGACATCACTCTAGCGCTGCTTGGTGGTGGTGAAATTAATCTTACGGCTGTTCCGGCAGAGGGCTGCGATTGGCGCATGGTGGTTGTTTATCGCGGTAAGCACTGTCCCATTTGTACTCAATATCTATCGACGTTGAACGAGCTGTTGCCTGAATTCAAGAAGTTAGGTGTTGATGTTGTAGCTGTATCCGCCGACCCCATAGAAAAAGCGATGGCTCAAATGGAGCTGGTTAAGCCTTTATTTGATGTGGCGTACGGCTTAAGTATTGAACAAATGCAAAAAATCGGGGTGTATATTTCAAATCCTCGCTCGCCGGAAGAAACTGACCGACCTTTTGCCGAACCCGGATTGTTTATTATTAATGATAAAAAACAGGCACAAATTATTGATATATCGAATGTTCCTTTCTCTCGCCCAGAGCTGAAGTCAATGATTATGGGTTTAGGTTTTATCCGTAATCCACAAAACAATTACCCAATAAGAGGAACCTACAAATAAAAAATCATGGCCCTCTACATGAAGAAGTACGGCAACTAATTGTGTAGTGACATGGTATTTTAGCCACCTAAATAGAGGTAATATTATTGCCTCGTACATGACTTTAGGTGAGCAAATGAAATCAAATACCAGAAGCACACCATAATACCGTTGCTGTAGCGGTATATTATGGCGTGCTATCTTTTGGCAAGTGGATACTGCGGTGAAAGCAGGCCGTTGTGGTTTTATTTTCATAACGTTCATTCATCAATGGCGGTATCGTTATGTGTTACAACGCTTATAAATCGATTTCGACGATGCTTATTTCATTTAAATTGCTGTGTGATGATTGTTTTTTAGGAACCGCACAACAAAGCAATACCTCACCTTCGGTTGGAGTGACCACTGGCTTAGTTCGATAAGTGATTGATCCTTTTAGCAGTCTTACTGCGCACGTGCCGCAAGTTCCGTTACGGCAACTGAAGTTAGGCGTGAGCCCATGGTTTTCTGCTGTTTCTAAAAGTGTCGCATCATTTGCGTTCCATCTTTGTTCAAAACCAGACTTAACAAATTTGATGACGGCTTCATCGGCTTCGTTTTCTGCTGCAAGTGACTTTTTTGCTTCAAGTAACATTTTTTCTTCAAGTAACATTGATTCATTATCGATTTGGCGAATAAGTGCCGCAGGCCCAAACGCTTCGGTAAAAATACGTGCATCACGTACCCCTAAACTGCGTATTTCATCATAGAGTGCTTGCATAAACGCAGGTGGACCACATAAATAAAAATCATAATCGTCTAGTGCTAATATTTGCCGAAGTGTATCGGCGGTAATGTGGTCGATTGCATTAAAATCAATGCCTATTTTTTCCTGCTCACTAGGTTGAGTGATAATTGAATAGTATCGAATTTTACCATTAGATTTTATTTCAGCATCACGGAAGTTTTGTGTAAAAGCGCGTTGTTGGGTCGTTTTAGCGGCGTGTAATATGGTCAATGGTCTTAAATGACGGGTACGCTCAGCTTCATTTAGGATATGCGAGGTCATCGCAATCATCGGCGTAATCCCTACGCCTGCGCCGATTAATACGGCCGGGCGCTTTTCTGCTGCATCAATATAAAAATTACCCGAAGGAGCTTTAGCTTCAATAACATCGCCGACGCGCACATTATCGTGTAAGCATTGCGAAATAGTGCCATTAGCTTCTCGTTTAACTGAAATGCGGTAATACATGTCGTCTGGTGTTGATGATACGGTATAAGTTCTTATCACGGCTGTGTTTGCATTGGGTGGGGTAAGGCGCACCGTTAAAAACTGCCCCGCTTTTGAAGACACTAACGGGGTGTTGTCTTTTGGTTCTACATAAAATGAACGAATAACACTACTCTCATTT
The nucleotide sequence above comes from Shewanella sp. Arc9-LZ. Encoded proteins:
- a CDS encoding TetR/AcrR family transcriptional regulator, with amino-acid sequence MIQNKAGRPRAFDRSEALLSAMHVFWKQGYDAASIKDLTQAMGINSPSLYSVFGDKRKLYLEAINCYATIDACAPLVAFETEPDINQAVRSFMIAVIDYSTANGSGAKGCFLSSSVATSAGEVEGAQELLQRAVLDTDARLSRRFELEKARGVLPANFPSLARAKLMFDIRQGYVFRARAGFESESMKQDVEYRVHMILASP
- a CDS encoding pyridoxamine 5'-phosphate oxidase family protein; this encodes MQNQTRDKTHQKSVLSPFHPGEQNIQDRVGKRAVMESFGQRAIRPYIPEQHREFYQQLPFIVAGSVDQQGWPWASILSGYPGFITSPDSTTLTINASAIAGDPIAPQLRNDGSPLGLLGIEMHSRRRNRVNGRVHKISPTHFSISVDQSFGNCPQYIQSRSIQFNKQSHVTNPASNIEEFTVLSHYVSKIIRDADTFFVSSYVPAKEHPEHEGVDISHRGGRPGFVKVDGNTLTIPDYSGNNFFNTLGNFLVNPKAGLIFIDFSTGDLFMLTGTVELLWEDTPEVSAFKGAERAWRFTLSHGVTLRNALPFRASFTAYSPNTLMAGDWEQAHASLAAEATRESWLSYTVKRIENESSVIRSFYVEPKDNTPLVSSKAGQFLTVRLTPPNANTAVIRTYTVSSTPDDMYYRISVKREANGTISQCLHDNVRVGDVIEAKAPSGNFYIDAAEKRPAVLIGAGVGITPMIAMTSHILNEAERTRHLRPLTILHAAKTTQQRAFTQNFRDAEIKSNGKIRYYSIITQPSEQEKIGIDFNAIDHITADTLRQILALDDYDFYLCGPPAFMQALYDEIRSLGVRDARIFTEAFGPAALIRQIDNESMLLEEKMLLEAKKSLAAENEADEAVIKFVKSGFEQRWNANDATLLETAENHGLTPNFSCRNGTCGTCAVRLLKGSITYRTKPVVTPTEGEVLLCCAVPKKQSSHSNLNEISIVEIDL
- a CDS encoding peroxiredoxin-like family protein, producing MNSSKLVAGQTFPDITLALLGGGEINLTAVPAEGCDWRMVVVYRGKHCPICTQYLSTLNELLPEFKKLGVDVVAVSADPIEKAMAQMELVKPLFDVAYGLSIEQMQKIGVYISNPRSPEETDRPFAEPGLFIINDKKQAQIIDISNVPFSRPELKSMIMGLGFIRNPQNNYPIRGTYK